The sequence AGACCGGGTCGATGGTGCGCCCCTACACCGTGACCCGGGGCCGCACCCGGCCCTCGGACCGGCATGCCGTCGACCTGATGTCCCAAGTCACCGCCCTGGAGGCGGCGGACGCCGCGGGCGCCGGCGTCGACCACGCGCGCGCCGCCCTGCTGGACCTGGTACGACGCGGCCCCCGCCCGGTCGCCGAGCTGGCCGCGGACGCCGACCTGCCCCTGACCGTGGTGCGGGTGCTGCTCGGCGACCTGGCCGAGGCGGGCCTCGTCCGCATCGCCGCGCCCCGCCGCGACCCGGCCGGCGGCCCCACCGCCGACCCCGGGCTCCTGCGGGAGATCGTCGACCGGCTGCGCGAGATCTAGTGTTTGTAACAGCCATGTAGGGGACCCGTGTCGGCCGGAACCCTTGATCCACCCGGGTTGTCTCAGGGAACAGCACGTCAGCCGGACCTCTTAAGGGGAAACATGCGCGTCCAGAAGATCTCGCTGCTCGCCGTCGCCGTCGCCGCGGGCCTGTCGCTCACCGCCTGCGGGAGCAGCGACAGCAACTCCGGCGGCAGCGACTCCTCCGCGCCGAGCGGCGCCGCCTCGGACACCTCGGGCGCCCAGGCATCGGGCGGCAGCGGCGGTTCGACGGGCGCCACCGCCTCCTCGGGATCCGGCACCACCGGCTCCAGCGGCTCCACCGGCCAGAACGGCGGCCAGTCGGGCGGCACCCACGGCCCCACCGGTTCCGGCCGTGCC is a genomic window of Streptomyces sp. WP-1 containing:
- a CDS encoding DUF742 domain-containing protein, coding for MSDEHWYEDETGSMVRPYTVTRGRTRPSDRHAVDLMSQVTALEAADAAGAGVDHARAALLDLVRRGPRPVAELAADADLPLTVVRVLLGDLAEAGLVRIAAPRRDPAGGPTADPGLLREIVDRLREI